A genome region from Archaeoglobus fulgidus DSM 4304 includes the following:
- a CDS encoding metal-dependent hydrolase codes for MKITWLGHAAFLLEGSMKVLIDPFLTGNPNAPVKPEEVKADYILVTHGHGDHLGDAVEIAKRNNAPIICIHELSRILSRYDVETMGMNMGGTARTGSIAVTMVPAWHSADLEDEQGNIISAGLPAGFIVSMDGVRVYHTGDTDVFLDMQLIGELHRPDVMLLPIGDYYTMGIAGAVKALELVKPKVAIPMHYNTFPLVEKDPEDFRKAVKAKGLDVEVVILKPGESYEFNK; via the coding sequence ATGAAAATAACATGGTTGGGACACGCGGCCTTTTTGCTTGAGGGAAGCATGAAGGTGCTGATTGACCCCTTCCTCACGGGAAATCCCAACGCTCCCGTAAAGCCTGAAGAAGTCAAGGCGGATTACATCCTCGTAACCCACGGCCACGGAGACCATCTTGGAGATGCGGTTGAGATTGCCAAGAGAAACAACGCCCCCATAATCTGCATTCACGAGCTTTCGAGAATTCTTTCGAGGTATGATGTCGAAACTATGGGAATGAACATGGGTGGGACTGCGAGAACGGGAAGCATTGCAGTTACAATGGTTCCAGCCTGGCATTCAGCAGATTTGGAAGACGAGCAGGGGAACATAATAAGCGCTGGCCTTCCAGCGGGCTTTATCGTCTCAATGGATGGCGTGAGAGTTTACCACACTGGCGACACGGATGTCTTTCTGGACATGCAGCTAATCGGAGAGCTCCACAGGCCAGATGTGATGCTTCTGCCCATCGGAGACTACTACACCATGGGTATTGCCGGAGCCGTTAAGGCTTTGGAGCTTGTTAAGCCCAAAGTAGCGATACCGATGCACTACAACACCTTCCCGCTGGTCGAGAAGGACCCAGAGGACTTCAGAAAGGCTGTGAAGGCGAAGGGGCTGGATGTCGAAGTTGTGATTCTAAAGCCGGGAGAGAGCTACGAGTTCAACAAGTAA
- a CDS encoding helix-turn-helix domain-containing protein, which yields MPDEKLARALRARIRRRILKTIIDSGELSVTEISERLGIGKYSASKHLKLLYDLGLVNAREDPPRKLYYVSIPELKELLEAYDKVVEAISKR from the coding sequence ATGCCAGACGAGAAGCTTGCGAGAGCCCTGAGGGCGAGGATTAGAAGGAGAATTTTGAAGACAATAATAGATTCAGGGGAGCTGAGCGTTACGGAGATTTCGGAAAGGCTGGGAATCGGGAAGTACAGCGCATCAAAGCATTTGAAGCTGCTCTACGATTTGGGTCTGGTTAACGCCAGAGAGGACCCACCGAGAAAGTTATATTATGTCTCAATTCCTGAGCTTAAGGAACTGCTTGAGGCTTACGATAAGGTTGTTGAGGCAATTTCGAAGAGGTGA
- the purE gene encoding 5-(carboxyamino)imidazole ribonucleotide mutase → MKAVIIMGSKSDLDYSKKIASKLADFGIDAVMRIASAHKTPEKVLEIIKEYEKEDVVFVTVAGRSNALSGFVDANTSKPVIASPPYSDKFGGADIFSSIRMPSGVAPMLVLEAENAALAVAKIFALKDEGVREKVVQFQENKRREIYKADEELR, encoded by the coding sequence ATGAAGGCGGTAATAATTATGGGTTCGAAATCTGACCTGGATTACTCGAAGAAGATAGCTTCAAAGCTCGCAGATTTTGGCATTGATGCTGTAATGAGAATCGCTTCAGCCCACAAAACTCCCGAGAAGGTTCTGGAAATCATAAAGGAGTACGAGAAGGAGGATGTGGTCTTCGTCACCGTAGCGGGAAGGAGCAACGCTCTGAGCGGTTTTGTTGACGCAAACACCTCAAAGCCGGTAATAGCGTCTCCCCCCTACAGCGACAAGTTTGGAGGGGCAGACATCTTCTCAAGCATAAGGATGCCTTCAGGCGTTGCGCCAATGCTCGTTCTTGAGGCTGAGAACGCTGCCTTAGCGGTTGCAAAGATTTTCGCTCTTAAGGATGAGGGGGTCAGGGAGAAAGTTGTCCAGTTCCAGGAGAACAAGAGGAGAGAAATTTATAAAGCGGATGAGGAACTGAGGTGA
- the purC gene encoding phosphoribosylaminoimidazolesuccinocarboxamide synthase, translating into MGSVKDLVVLKEPAEKPGLGRFIFSNRYSVFDYGEMPDKIEDKGRALCMVTAYFFEKLEEAGIATHYLGLVEGGKVRRFDEVENAVNEMEVKLVRVIKPKNGDYSIFKTLKGNFLVPLEIIYRNSIPEGSSLLRRIERGEAKPEDFGLTKIEAGMRLERPIVDFSTKLEDVDRYLSHSEAKEISGLSDEEFEALKELVVKVDEIITREVSKAGLINEDGKIEVALDDERNLMVVDAVGTPDECRFSFDGFEVSKELLREYYRKTEWYDKVRQLKGQEGWREAVGLPPPLPDEVREGVSNLYRAFCNEVTGRKFFDAPKLKEVVSQLKEVLE; encoded by the coding sequence ATGGGGAGTGTTAAGGATTTGGTAGTTCTCAAAGAACCCGCTGAGAAGCCCGGACTTGGAAGGTTCATCTTCTCAAACCGCTATTCGGTTTTCGACTACGGGGAGATGCCAGATAAAATAGAGGATAAGGGAAGGGCTCTCTGCATGGTCACAGCCTACTTCTTCGAAAAGCTTGAGGAGGCCGGCATAGCAACGCACTACCTCGGTTTGGTTGAAGGAGGGAAGGTGAGGAGGTTCGATGAGGTTGAGAATGCAGTAAATGAGATGGAAGTTAAGCTTGTTAGGGTTATTAAACCGAAAAACGGGGATTACAGCATCTTCAAAACCTTAAAGGGAAACTTCCTCGTCCCGCTTGAGATAATATACCGCAACAGCATTCCCGAAGGCTCCTCTCTCCTGAGGAGAATAGAGAGAGGAGAAGCCAAACCAGAGGATTTTGGCCTAACGAAAATTGAGGCGGGAATGAGGCTTGAAAGGCCAATTGTGGACTTCAGCACCAAGCTTGAAGATGTTGACCGCTATCTGAGCCATTCCGAAGCAAAGGAAATTTCTGGACTGAGCGATGAGGAGTTTGAAGCTCTCAAGGAGCTCGTTGTTAAGGTTGATGAGATTATAACGAGGGAAGTTTCGAAAGCGGGACTGATAAACGAGGACGGAAAGATTGAGGTTGCCCTTGACGATGAAAGAAACCTCATGGTTGTCGATGCCGTAGGCACTCCTGACGAGTGCAGGTTCAGCTTTGACGGCTTTGAGGTGAGCAAGGAGCTTTTGAGGGAGTACTACCGCAAAACGGAGTGGTATGATAAAGTCAGGCAGCTTAAGGGGCAGGAGGGATGGAGGGAGGCTGTGGGCTTACCGCCCCCACTTCCTGATGAAGTCAGAGAGGGAGTTTCCAACCTCTACAGGGCCTTCTGCAATGAGGTTACTGGCAGGAAGTTTTTCGATGCGCCAAAGCTTAAGGAGGTTGTTTCTCAGCTTAAAGAGGTGCTGGAATGA
- the carA gene encoding glutamine-hydrolyzing carbamoyl-phosphate synthase small subunit produces MKAALALEDGTYLEGKAFGAERGGLGEIVFCTSMTGYVEALTDPSYKGQILMMTYPLIGNYGVNREDFESDGVKVEGFVVKELCKNPSNWRSEMSVDELLKQYDVPGIEGVDTRMLTRKIRIYGSMKAAIGIGDVDREKLVRKAVEQPFISDIDLVDKVCVKEAKRFESDGDLEVVLVDCGVKMSIVRQLLKRGVNLTVVPYDFPAEKIKEMNPDGVFISNGPGDPARVKPTIETIRKLAGQIPMAGICLGHQLTALALGAKTFKLKFGHHGSNQPVKDFETGRVFISSQNHNFAVDTKTLPKEFEVTQINLNDHTVEGMVHKDFPLITVQYHPEAGPGPHDTYFFFDRYVDMLREYR; encoded by the coding sequence ATGAAGGCCGCTTTGGCTTTGGAGGATGGGACGTATCTCGAAGGTAAGGCCTTCGGGGCGGAGAGGGGTGGGCTGGGCGAGATAGTCTTCTGCACCTCCATGACGGGCTACGTTGAAGCTCTAACTGACCCAAGCTACAAGGGGCAGATTCTGATGATGACCTACCCGCTCATAGGCAACTACGGAGTGAACAGGGAAGATTTTGAGAGCGATGGGGTCAAGGTTGAGGGATTTGTGGTTAAGGAGCTCTGCAAGAATCCGAGCAACTGGAGAAGCGAGATGAGCGTTGATGAGCTGCTGAAGCAGTACGACGTTCCGGGGATAGAGGGAGTTGACACAAGAATGCTTACCAGAAAGATAAGAATTTACGGCTCCATGAAGGCTGCAATTGGCATAGGGGACGTTGACAGGGAGAAGCTTGTCAGAAAGGCGGTTGAGCAGCCCTTTATAAGCGACATTGACCTTGTGGATAAGGTCTGCGTGAAGGAGGCAAAGAGGTTTGAGTCAGATGGCGATTTGGAGGTTGTGCTTGTAGATTGCGGGGTTAAGATGAGCATAGTCAGGCAGCTGCTGAAGAGGGGCGTGAATCTCACAGTTGTCCCTTACGATTTTCCTGCAGAAAAGATTAAGGAGATGAATCCAGACGGAGTTTTCATCTCCAACGGTCCTGGGGATCCGGCAAGGGTTAAGCCCACAATCGAGACGATAAGGAAGCTCGCCGGGCAGATTCCGATGGCGGGCATATGCCTTGGCCATCAACTTACAGCCCTTGCTCTTGGGGCAAAGACCTTCAAGCTCAAGTTTGGCCACCACGGCAGTAACCAGCCAGTAAAGGATTTTGAGACGGGGAGAGTTTTCATCTCCAGCCAGAACCACAACTTTGCCGTTGACACAAAAACCCTCCCCAAGGAGTTTGAGGTCACACAAATCAACCTGAACGACCACACGGTTGAGGGGATGGTTCACAAGGATTTCCCGCTCATAACTGTTCAGTATCACCCCGAAGCGGGGCCGGGCCCCCATGACACCTACTTCTTCTTCGACAGGTATGTGGATATGCTGAGAGAATACAGGTGA
- the carB gene encoding carbamoyl-phosphate synthase large subunit has protein sequence MPKREDIRKIMVIGSGPIVIGQAAEFDYSGSQACKALREEGYEVVLVNSNPATIMTDPEMADRVYIEPLDAEIVAKIIERETPDALLPTLGGQTALNLAVQLTEMGVLDKYGVELIGAKFEAIKKAEDRELFKEAMRKIGLDVPKSDVAHDVSEALAIADEIGYPVVVRPAFTLGGTGGGIAYNREELREIAERGIKMSMINQVLIEEGVLGWKEFELEVMRDLADNVVIICSIENFDPMGVHTGDSITVAPAQTLTDVEYQYLRDAAIKIIREIGVETGGSNIQFAVHPENGRVVAIEMNPRVSRSSALASKATGFPIAKIAAKLAVGYTLDEIPNDITKETPASFEPTIDYVVVKIPRFAFDKFPTANQVLGSQMKSVGEVMAVGRTFEEALQKAIRSLEIGRYGLGCDGKDKEVTMEEIRERLRYPNASRVFYIRYALQKGMSVNEIYELTKIDPWFIDKIKNLVEFEEQLKQIAERMSIEEVPKEILKKAKELGYSDRQLAVIFNTTEREVRRVRKGKGLRVVYKMVDTCAAEFEAKTPYYYSTYEDENEALRSERKKVMILGAGPNRIGQGIEFDYCCVHAVFSLKDEGYETIMVNCNPETVSTDYDTSDRLYFEPITHEDVMNIYENEQPEGVIVQFGGQTPLNIARELEDSGARILGTSVDSIDIAEDRERFAELLERLNIPQPENGIAHSLEEAKEIARKIGFPVLVRPSYVLGGRAMEIVYDEETLERYITEALEVSPEKPILIDKFLEDAIEVEVDALCDGEEVVIGGIMEHIEEAGVHSGDSACVLPPVSLDEVTINTIVDYTRKLALALNVVGLINIQYAVKDGKVYVLEANPRASRTVPFVSKATGIPLAKIAAKLMMGKKLRELGVKEKLKLKHVAVKEAVFPFIKLPGVDPVLGPEMKSTGEVMGIDYDFGLAYYKAELAAGMKLPLKGTVFISVRRKDKNDRLLYLARKFKELGFRIIATDGTRDFLVQNGIEADLILKISQGRPNILDAIVNGQVDLIINTPSGKRGRTEGYMIRRAAVDYGVAHITTLAGAMAAVRAIEAVKSRKMVVKSIQEYHEES, from the coding sequence ATGCCGAAGAGAGAGGATATAAGGAAAATCATGGTCATAGGGAGCGGGCCGATTGTCATAGGGCAGGCTGCGGAGTTTGACTACTCAGGAAGTCAGGCGTGCAAGGCTCTGAGAGAAGAAGGCTATGAAGTTGTGCTGGTCAACTCAAATCCAGCAACCATTATGACTGATCCAGAGATGGCGGACAGAGTTTACATCGAACCGCTGGATGCCGAAATTGTGGCGAAAATCATAGAGAGGGAAACTCCTGACGCCCTTCTCCCAACTCTCGGAGGGCAGACCGCCCTGAACCTTGCTGTGCAGCTCACTGAAATGGGAGTTCTGGACAAATATGGGGTTGAGCTCATTGGAGCGAAGTTTGAGGCAATAAAGAAGGCTGAGGATAGGGAGCTTTTCAAGGAGGCTATGAGAAAAATAGGCCTTGACGTGCCAAAAAGCGATGTTGCCCATGATGTCAGCGAGGCCTTGGCCATTGCCGACGAAATCGGCTATCCAGTAGTTGTCAGGCCAGCTTTCACCCTCGGAGGGACGGGAGGTGGAATAGCCTACAACAGGGAGGAGCTTAGAGAGATTGCTGAAAGGGGAATAAAAATGTCTATGATCAATCAGGTGCTCATTGAGGAGGGAGTGCTGGGCTGGAAGGAGTTCGAGCTTGAGGTTATGAGGGACTTGGCTGATAATGTCGTCATAATCTGCTCCATCGAGAACTTCGACCCCATGGGAGTTCACACAGGTGATAGCATCACCGTTGCTCCAGCCCAAACGCTGACTGATGTTGAGTACCAGTATCTGAGGGATGCTGCAATCAAAATCATCAGGGAGATTGGCGTTGAAACTGGAGGTAGCAACATCCAGTTTGCAGTCCATCCTGAAAACGGCAGAGTTGTTGCCATAGAGATGAACCCGAGAGTTAGCAGGTCTTCAGCCTTAGCCTCAAAAGCAACTGGCTTCCCGATAGCCAAGATCGCTGCAAAGCTTGCCGTCGGCTACACCCTCGATGAGATACCCAACGACATAACCAAGGAGACCCCGGCCAGCTTCGAGCCGACCATTGACTACGTTGTGGTCAAAATCCCCCGATTCGCCTTCGACAAGTTCCCCACTGCTAACCAAGTGCTGGGCAGCCAGATGAAGAGCGTTGGAGAGGTTATGGCTGTCGGCAGAACCTTTGAAGAAGCTCTGCAGAAGGCAATAAGGAGCCTCGAAATAGGCAGATACGGATTGGGGTGCGATGGAAAGGACAAGGAGGTGACGATGGAGGAGATAAGAGAGAGGCTGAGGTATCCAAATGCAAGCAGAGTGTTCTACATCCGCTATGCACTGCAGAAGGGGATGAGCGTTAATGAGATTTACGAGCTAACTAAGATTGACCCGTGGTTTATAGACAAAATAAAGAACCTTGTCGAGTTCGAGGAGCAGCTGAAGCAGATTGCGGAGAGGATGAGCATTGAGGAAGTTCCGAAGGAGATTCTGAAGAAGGCCAAGGAGCTCGGCTATTCAGACAGGCAGCTTGCAGTGATCTTCAACACCACCGAAAGGGAGGTAAGGAGAGTAAGGAAGGGCAAAGGGCTCAGAGTTGTTTACAAGATGGTTGATACCTGCGCTGCGGAATTCGAGGCCAAAACGCCCTACTACTACTCCACCTACGAAGATGAGAACGAGGCTTTGAGGAGTGAGAGAAAGAAGGTCATGATTCTCGGAGCTGGCCCGAACAGAATAGGGCAGGGCATTGAGTTCGACTACTGCTGCGTCCATGCTGTTTTCAGCCTGAAGGATGAGGGATACGAGACGATTATGGTCAACTGCAACCCTGAAACAGTCTCGACCGACTACGACACCTCCGACAGGCTCTACTTCGAGCCGATAACCCATGAAGATGTCATGAACATCTACGAAAACGAGCAGCCTGAGGGAGTTATAGTCCAGTTTGGCGGGCAAACGCCGCTCAACATAGCGAGGGAGCTTGAGGATAGCGGGGCGAGAATTCTGGGCACATCAGTTGACTCCATAGACATTGCTGAAGACAGAGAGAGGTTTGCTGAGCTGCTGGAAAGGCTGAACATCCCGCAGCCAGAGAACGGCATCGCCCACAGCCTTGAGGAGGCCAAGGAGATTGCGAGGAAGATAGGATTTCCTGTGCTTGTAAGACCGAGCTACGTTCTTGGCGGGAGGGCGATGGAGATTGTTTACGACGAGGAGACGCTTGAGAGATACATAACTGAAGCCTTGGAAGTCAGCCCTGAGAAACCCATTCTGATCGACAAGTTCCTTGAGGATGCCATTGAGGTTGAGGTTGATGCCCTCTGCGATGGGGAAGAGGTGGTGATTGGGGGAATAATGGAGCACATCGAGGAGGCTGGAGTGCACAGCGGTGACTCTGCGTGTGTTTTACCACCAGTTTCCTTGGATGAAGTCACCATTAACACCATTGTCGACTACACGAGGAAGCTGGCCCTCGCCCTCAACGTTGTGGGGCTTATAAACATACAGTATGCTGTTAAGGACGGTAAGGTTTACGTCCTTGAAGCGAATCCGAGAGCGAGCAGAACGGTTCCCTTCGTGAGCAAGGCTACTGGAATTCCATTGGCAAAAATTGCCGCAAAGCTTATGATGGGCAAGAAGCTGAGAGAGCTTGGAGTTAAGGAGAAGCTGAAGCTGAAGCACGTTGCTGTGAAGGAAGCTGTGTTCCCCTTCATAAAGCTTCCCGGTGTTGACCCCGTCCTCGGGCCTGAGATGAAGTCAACGGGAGAGGTTATGGGCATAGACTACGACTTCGGCCTTGCCTACTACAAGGCTGAGCTGGCTGCGGGAATGAAGCTTCCCCTGAAGGGGACAGTTTTCATCAGCGTAAGGAGGAAGGACAAGAACGACAGGCTGCTTTACCTTGCAAGAAAGTTCAAGGAGCTGGGATTCAGGATTATTGCCACTGACGGGACGAGGGACTTTCTTGTGCAGAATGGTATAGAGGCGGATTTAATCCTCAAGATAAGTCAGGGAAGGCCCAACATTCTCGATGCCATTGTGAACGGGCAGGTTGACTTAATCATCAACACGCCCTCGGGCAAGAGGGGAAGGACTGAGGGCTACATGATAAGGAGGGCTGCAGTGGATTATGGAGTTGCCCACATCACAACTCTTGCTGGAGCGATGGCGGCGGTGAGGGCTATAGAAGCAGTGAAGTCGAGAAAGATGGTTGTTAAGTCCATTCAGGAGTACCATGAGGAGAGCTGA
- the larB gene encoding nickel pincer cofactor biosynthesis protein LarB, with protein MRRADELKNLANLDFERFERAGKPEAVFAEGKSVEDLVKIVKRFIEEGKSTLVTRLSREQIEALKSFEEVKINERGRIAIVGKPVSAKAGKVAILTAGTSDIPVAEEAAVTAEFLGLEVLRFYDVGVAGLHRIVEPVKRIREENVDSAIVVAGMEGALPSVIAGLVDVPVIAVPTSVGYGVNLGGITTLFAMLQSCSSGVAVVNIDNGFGAAVFAALISRVKRKAAGED; from the coding sequence ATGAGGAGAGCTGATGAATTGAAAAATCTGGCGAATCTGGACTTTGAGAGGTTTGAAAGGGCAGGAAAGCCGGAGGCAGTTTTTGCAGAGGGTAAGAGCGTTGAGGATCTTGTTAAAATAGTAAAGCGCTTCATCGAGGAGGGGAAATCCACTCTCGTTACCAGACTCAGCAGGGAGCAGATTGAAGCTCTTAAAAGCTTTGAGGAGGTAAAGATTAACGAGAGGGGCAGAATAGCTATAGTGGGGAAACCTGTTTCAGCTAAAGCAGGAAAGGTTGCCATTCTCACTGCCGGAACCTCGGACATTCCTGTTGCTGAGGAGGCTGCAGTAACGGCAGAATTTCTCGGTCTTGAGGTGCTCAGATTCTACGATGTGGGTGTTGCAGGGCTTCACCGCATTGTTGAGCCGGTGAAGAGAATCAGGGAGGAGAACGTTGATAGTGCAATTGTTGTGGCGGGAATGGAGGGGGCTCTGCCATCAGTTATAGCAGGGCTTGTTGACGTTCCTGTTATAGCAGTCCCAACCTCGGTGGGCTACGGCGTGAACCTCGGCGGGATAACCACGCTCTTTGCAATGCTACAGAGCTGCTCCTCAGGTGTGGCGGTGGTGAACATAGACAACGGCTTTGGCGCAGCAGTCTTCGCAGCTTTAATCTCAAGGGTTAAGAGAAAGGCTGCTGGAGAAGACTAA
- a CDS encoding type 1 glutamine amidotransferase has protein sequence MIFAAIKNHPAEGLGYLEEVLSREGVDYYYVEAYSETKMADFDAIVILGGPMGVYEAEKYPFLKWEMDLIRKTYREKPVMGICLGAQLIAASLGGRVYPYIMEIGWRRVRRVADVPLPDEIEVFQWHGDTFDLPRNAELIYEGEEVKNQCFIAEKALGLQFHVEMTLELIEKWVSKDKTLSEEEKKRIVEESREKIKAHNELCEKFVEFFLTL, from the coding sequence ATGATTTTTGCTGCCATAAAAAACCATCCCGCGGAGGGTCTGGGATACCTCGAAGAGGTGCTCAGCAGAGAGGGCGTGGATTACTACTACGTAGAGGCCTATTCTGAAACAAAAATGGCAGATTTTGACGCTATCGTTATTCTTGGAGGGCCGATGGGAGTTTATGAGGCTGAGAAGTACCCCTTTTTGAAGTGGGAAATGGATCTGATAAGAAAAACGTACAGGGAGAAGCCGGTGATGGGAATCTGCCTCGGGGCTCAGCTTATTGCAGCATCTCTCGGCGGAAGGGTTTATCCTTACATCATGGAAATAGGGTGGAGAAGGGTCAGAAGGGTGGCGGATGTTCCTCTGCCGGACGAAATAGAGGTTTTCCAGTGGCACGGAGACACCTTCGACCTGCCGCGGAACGCAGAGCTAATTTACGAGGGGGAGGAGGTGAAAAATCAGTGCTTTATTGCGGAAAAAGCCCTGGGCCTTCAGTTCCACGTCGAGATGACACTTGAGCTTATTGAGAAGTGGGTTTCAAAGGATAAAACACTGAGTGAGGAGGAGAAAAAGAGAATTGTGGAGGAGAGCAGGGAGAAAATAAAAGCCCACAACGAGCTGTGCGAAAAATTTGTGGAGTTCTTCCTCACTCTTTAG
- a CDS encoding TIGR00300 family protein: MKAREVEFEGHLIDSMIFTKALDIILDLDGEFEILEFRVGKKKDDPSYARMIVFGRDDAHLEQILKELHKIGARIPDIEEVELAEAPADKVLPDGFYVTTNHPTFVRYGGEWLPVEDISMDRVIVIRDGRAYCIPIDEVVRGDRVVVGEKGVRVVPPERPRKSTVFEFMGGRVSSERPTERMIEAIAREIYELKLKGGKIAVVAGPAVDHTSARNALAALIRDGYVDLLLSGNALAVHDIEISIFGTSLGMDICKGRPVPGGNRHHLYTISKVIAAGGIKKAIEKGIIKDGIMYECVKNNVPFILAGSIRDDGPLPEVITDVMVAKKKMKEALRGINMVIMLATMLHSIAVGNLLPSYVKTICVDMNPSTVTKLMDRGTHQAIGVVTDVGLFLPLLYLKIKEIEAKE; encoded by the coding sequence ATGAAGGCAAGAGAGGTTGAGTTTGAGGGGCATCTGATTGACTCCATGATTTTTACGAAGGCACTGGACATTATACTCGACCTTGATGGCGAGTTCGAGATTCTGGAGTTCAGAGTAGGTAAAAAGAAAGATGACCCGAGCTATGCAAGGATGATAGTCTTTGGGAGGGATGACGCTCACCTTGAGCAGATTCTGAAGGAGCTTCACAAAATAGGGGCGAGGATTCCCGATATAGAGGAGGTTGAGCTAGCCGAAGCTCCTGCTGACAAGGTTCTCCCCGACGGCTTTTATGTGACTACAAACCACCCCACATTCGTTAGATACGGCGGAGAGTGGCTGCCAGTTGAGGACATCAGCATGGACAGAGTGATAGTTATCAGGGATGGGAGGGCTTACTGCATACCAATCGATGAGGTCGTCAGGGGCGACAGGGTTGTGGTGGGCGAGAAGGGTGTGAGGGTCGTCCCTCCAGAGAGGCCGAGAAAATCGACCGTTTTTGAGTTCATGGGGGGCAGAGTTTCCTCGGAAAGGCCGACCGAGAGGATGATTGAGGCAATTGCAAGGGAGATTTACGAGCTGAAGCTCAAGGGCGGGAAGATTGCGGTCGTCGCTGGTCCGGCAGTTGACCACACCTCAGCCAGAAATGCCTTGGCCGCCCTGATAAGGGACGGTTACGTTGATTTGCTCCTTTCAGGGAATGCTTTAGCCGTGCACGACATCGAAATCTCAATCTTCGGCACCTCCCTTGGAATGGACATCTGCAAGGGCAGGCCAGTGCCAGGAGGAAACAGACACCACCTCTACACCATAAGCAAGGTTATCGCTGCTGGGGGCATAAAGAAGGCCATAGAGAAGGGGATAATCAAGGACGGCATAATGTACGAGTGCGTTAAGAACAATGTTCCCTTCATCCTTGCAGGCTCAATAAGAGATGACGGCCCGCTTCCTGAGGTCATCACAGACGTCATGGTGGCGAAGAAGAAGATGAAGGAGGCTCTGAGGGGAATAAACATGGTTATAATGCTCGCAACGATGCTTCACAGCATCGCCGTTGGCAACCTTCTGCCATCATATGTCAAAACAATCTGCGTTGACATGAACCCTTCAACGGTGACGAAGCTCATGGACAGGGGAACGCATCAGGCCATAGGGGTCGTTACAGATGTGGGCCTCTTCCTCCCACTGCTCTACCTGAAAATAAAAGAGATTGAAGCTAAAGAGTGA
- a CDS encoding sugar phosphate isomerase/epimerase family protein: MISAKLGMQPDVRHSPKEAFEFAANNGFTHVEILMDHPLYSLENLSFAEVIELKWSYDLDLLIHAPATSTNFISISNEMRKASYKEMSKVCYFAEKCGAEVVTFHIGWNPAFINNGNFYFNKSLFDRHNESVLLNEFLPFVKTCPVQLALENTIMIEDGLERALNEIMGKTTLGLTIDVGHYNIRENPFFLKNFDRVVNMHLHDNDGTADQHLALGRGTVDLSKFNLNRYTGFLTIETREEKSIIESRDYLMRVIV, encoded by the coding sequence GTGATATCGGCGAAGCTCGGAATGCAGCCCGATGTGAGGCACTCTCCGAAAGAGGCCTTTGAGTTCGCCGCAAACAACGGTTTCACCCATGTCGAGATTCTGATGGACCACCCCCTCTACTCTCTTGAAAATCTGAGCTTTGCTGAGGTAATTGAGTTGAAGTGGAGCTATGATCTGGACTTGCTCATCCACGCCCCGGCAACGAGCACGAACTTCATTTCGATAAGCAATGAGATGAGAAAGGCCAGCTACAAGGAGATGAGCAAGGTCTGCTACTTTGCCGAGAAGTGCGGGGCGGAGGTGGTGACGTTCCACATAGGCTGGAATCCGGCCTTCATAAACAACGGCAATTTCTACTTCAACAAATCCCTTTTCGACAGGCACAACGAGAGCGTTCTGTTGAATGAGTTCCTGCCCTTCGTAAAAACCTGCCCAGTTCAGCTCGCTCTCGAAAACACTATCATGATAGAAGACGGTCTGGAGAGGGCTTTGAATGAGATAATGGGCAAAACCACACTCGGGCTCACGATAGACGTAGGGCACTACAACATACGGGAAAACCCCTTCTTCCTCAAAAACTTCGACAGAGTTGTTAACATGCACCTGCACGACAACGACGGCACCGCAGACCAGCATTTAGCTCTCGGCCGCGGAACTGTTGATTTGAGTAAATTCAACCTGAACAGATACACAGGTTTTTTAACCATTGAGACAAGAGAGGAAAAATCCATAATTGAAAGCAGGGATTACCTGATGAGGGTGATTGTATGA